A region of Sulfitobacter faviae DNA encodes the following proteins:
- a CDS encoding molecular chaperone DjiA: protein MSIWTRISEALSALTAGEGLSAVFDRLRSPPERSVAFTIAVIALGAKMAKADGLVTRDEVTAFREVFQIAEADQEGAARVFNLARQDVTGFEDYARRIARMFSDQPQTLHDLMEGLFHIAMADGIYHPNENAFLEDVAAIFGMDEEAFASLKARFVPDSSPLPRTVLGIGPNATLEEARRAWRRLVRENHPDALVARGLPQEAIKMAEKRMIDINRAWETLSGKHA, encoded by the coding sequence ATGTCGATCTGGACGCGCATCTCCGAAGCTCTGTCAGCCCTCACCGCGGGCGAAGGGCTGTCGGCTGTCTTTGACCGGCTACGCAGCCCGCCCGAGCGCTCGGTCGCCTTTACCATCGCGGTGATCGCGCTTGGCGCCAAAATGGCCAAGGCCGATGGGCTGGTGACCCGCGATGAGGTGACTGCCTTTCGCGAAGTGTTCCAGATTGCCGAGGCGGATCAGGAAGGGGCGGCGCGGGTCTTTAACCTCGCCCGCCAAGACGTGACCGGTTTCGAGGATTACGCCCGCCGCATCGCGCGGATGTTCAGTGACCAGCCCCAGACCCTGCATGACCTGATGGAGGGGCTGTTTCACATCGCGATGGCCGATGGCATCTACCACCCCAACGAAAACGCCTTTCTTGAGGATGTGGCCGCGATTTTCGGCATGGATGAAGAGGCTTTCGCCTCGCTCAAAGCGCGTTTCGTGCCCGATAGCTCGCCCCTGCCGCGCACGGTTCTGGGCATCGGCCCCAATGCGACGTTGGAAGAGGCCCGCCGCGCGTGGCGGCGGCTGGTGCGCGAGAACCATCCCGACGCGCTGGTGGCGCGGGGCTTGCCGCAAGAGGCGATCAAGATGGCCGAGAAGCGCATGATCGACATCAACCGCGCATGGGAAACGCTCTCGGGCAAACACGCTTGA